The sequence below is a genomic window from Corvus cornix cornix isolate S_Up_H32 chromosome 1, ASM73873v5, whole genome shotgun sequence.
aggaagctgtaagcacctctttgcaagagaatcacttctgtAGCTATGCTAACCTATGACGATTACATGAGAAATGGGTTTGTGTTCTAAGAAAAGTAGAAAGTGTAGCAAAAAGTAACACTGGTTAATCAGGAGTTCTTAAATACATTCTAAAATACAAGAAAGGATTGTATAAAGTGTAGAGAGTGTACTAGAGGTAAATTACCCTTACtgataacattatttttcttaaaattagactttttttttcctttggccCCATCTGGCAGAATCTGTAACAGTTCCCACAAAACTAAGTCACAAACATAGGAAAAGTATGAGAAATatcaataataaaaatgatCTACTATAAATTAAGAAAGAGGAGTACAAATTTCAGAAGGAGACCCACTTCTAAAATAAACACTAAGGCTAATGCAAAGAAACCaaccagagaagctgtgcttgttagaaataaaatacagtccTCTTATGAATAGTAACATGACAGATGAGAATAGGAAATGGAATGGGCTGATGAGAAATTCTGTGTTCTTAGATGGGCTCATTTAAATAGGGTTTGTTGTAATGCTTCATGGATCACTGGTTGTCTTCAAACTACACCTTGAATAAAGCTGGGCTGGGTCACTTAAGTTTATACTAGGGTGGAATGGGGAGTTAGtagttgttgggtttttttcagtgtcctgTTGGTAATTTTTACTTGTGATTATTGTCAAAGGGAAGACAAATCTAAATTATTGCAACTAACTTGGAACATTATTCTTACCTTCCTTGCAGAAGCCAAAAGTAATAGTATGCTTCTTGCAGATTACGTATATGAGACCTTGTTGTGTGTAAAAAAATTCCCATATTTATCTGAAAGTGCTCTTGTATAGTAGGACACTGAAACTTTTGATTcgttttaaaatttcttcttaatctCATCTGTACTTCTGGAATTATGCTTTCATTattgttctctcttttccccccttctcttatttcttttctgagatATTTAACTGTAAGCTTGTATGAGAGAGGCCATCATGTCCTAACTCCACACAGATCTAATGACAAAGACATGGTCTTAGTGTTATTACCTTTAGGAACTGAATAAGATGTTTCCATTTGTATagtatttttcctccaaaaaaataaattgcttgtTATTCATGTTTCAGGTCGAAAAGGAGGCTgtgcaaagggaaaaggaggatcAATGCATATGTATACCAAAAACTTTTATGGTGGCAATGGTATTGTTGGTGCTCAGGTATATACATCTGTTTTAAAGCACAAGCTGAATTTAGCTCATGTCCTGTTGCCAGTGTCTCCTCTCAGTTTTTGTGGTGTGAATGTGAACTTGTATGCAGATACCATTGCTCTGTGGCTGTTACGTCTTATTCTGGTATGCTCACCAATTTGTAAACTGTAGCAAAAATGAATCTAATTGAGAATACAGTTAATGTTTCTATTTTGACTGTAATACCATTTGTAACAAAGGGAAGTGGGTGGGTTAACAACTTGTTTGTTGGGCAGGTCTCTTAACAGCCTAAATGTCTCCTTAAAGTTCACAGGCTGCCTATCTTCAACTCCTTTAAATGTTGTTCTAAAATGTTGTTTTGTCCTGTACTCTGTGGCAGGTTCCTCTTGGAGCCGGGATTGCGCTGGCCTGTAAATACTTTGAGAAAAACGAAGTCTGTCTGGCCTTGTATGGGGATGGTGCAGCCAATCAGGTAAAGGATGGCTGGGGGGAATcgattttccttctgtgctctgTGAGCTCTGCCTTTACTCCTAGGAATGGGAGAGCACATTTTGCCCTCCCCATGTACCTGCAACCCAGGCAACATTGATGAACTCCATGGAGGTGGCCAGGCAGATTTGGACACTGCCACCTCTTATTTGAGTTGTCTTAGGTGTTTGAGTAGGGATGTGTTCCAAGAACTCTGTAGTTCTCAGACAGGTGATTCAGAtgaacatttaaattaattgctAGGTGCTCTTTATATATCAGGAATGTAGCATGTGCTTGCAATTTTTTATCATATTTTGCACCAGTGTGAACATCTGTCCTTCCCCACCCCTGTTTTGAACTTGGGCCATGTCAGTGTAGTGGAAGGAAAGCTTATAGGCTCCTTCTGGTCTGGAACACTCTGGATACTCAGGGAGTGAGTGAGGCTAATGGTTAATTATGTGAATGGTACACAGGTCTTGGGAGGAGGGGTTTCCACTTACTCTTTACCCTCTTTCCAGTTATGCACAGCTCACCTAAGTGGGACACTGAAGTGTCTGTGCTGTAAGGAGGGCTATGAATGGTGGCAGTGAAGATGACAGTGCTGCTGGATAGGGAGAAATGTGTAAATCAGGTTTCTGAAGACAGAGAAGAGGACAGAGCATTCTGGCAGAGGCACTTACTATTGACATTCCAGCCAGTCTCTTCATGTTATCAGCTGAGACAATAAGCCAGATAAGCAGTTGGTTGTTTAGAGTGTACCATTGATAGTTCCACACTTCCGAAGCACAGGTCGAGATCTCAGTTCATGGTTTTCCTTAAATTTGACTCAGAGCAACAAGGCTGATGCAGTCACTGCAGTCAAACTTTGCTGTAGCAGCATCCTGTCAGATTAATCAATTGTCAAGTTTTTTACGACTGTTGCTGAAATACTTGAGTGGAAGGTTTTGTGCTACCCTAACACAGATACTGATCCAGGCTTAAAAATTAAGTTCTATAAACTTCAGTTGTGATGAAACTTAAGTTGCATCTACTAGTTGCAATGAAAGTTACTTTATATAGTGcagcttcttttatttctttggagCAGTAGCAAATGGCTAATTTCAGATCACTTTTAGTATTAAAATTTCTAGACATCTGCAACTGAAGGATTTTCAGTAGAGCCTAATGTTTGAAGGCTCAGCTCCCTGATGAGATGTAACttaactctttttctttcagggcCAGATATTTGAAACATACAACATGGCTGCCTTATGGAAGTTGCCTTGTATTTTTATCTGTGAGAACAATCGGTATGGAATGGGAACATCAGTTGAAAGAGCTGCAGCCAGTACTGACTACTACAAAAGAGGATACTTCATTCCAGGGCTCAGGGTGAGTACAGcttttttttgagggggaatgtgtgtgcacacacctACACAGTGCATACATGTgtatctcttttatttttacatatatgtaCTTGAAGCTGAATTCTATTCCACTTGTGGAAATACTGAGAGTGGAAGTTTGGAGGCTGGCATTTTTTTGCCTTAACATGTCTTTTCTCATTACCAGGTGGATGGCATGGATATTCTCTGTGTCCGAGAAGCAGTAAAGTTTGCAGCTGAGTACTGTAGAGCTGGAAAAGTAAGCCTGTAACTGGCATTCCTTCTCCATGGGTGGAATTCTTAAAAGCTATTGCTGCATAAGTAGTTCCTCAATTTGTTTTAACCAAACActtaatatattatttatactgtcattttttcccatttctacCAGTTACATTCTGTTGTGAAGGGTGTTCCAACTGTCAGGCAGTTGTGTTCTTTGTGATTAGTTAGGGGAGGCATCAAGGAAAGTAATAATCATTCTATGTTTACAAGGAATGAAAAGTGAATTAAAAGTTTAGTGAGTCAGTGTTAGTGTTTTTCACCTAAATATAGTAACACTGGCTTTGAAGATTTTTAATACTTGAGTAATGAAGGTTCTGTGAGAAACAACAGGTAATTTCAAATATTCTGAATAAGGGTGGAATGACATtggaagggaggaaaatgtTTAATGCTGCTCAGTAAGAATCTGATAATAAATGCTTACACTATCAGCACatgctttcatttgaaaagaatTAGGTTTCATTTTACTGAATGAAATTGTTATATAaattaaactgagaaaaaaacattaaataattgATCACTGGTGCATTAACCTCTAGCAAATAATTGCTGCTGTAACAAGCTGGTCACTTGTGGTGGTAACACTCCCTGTATTGCTTTCCATTTTAAGGGCCCTCTTGTGATGGAGTTACAGACATATCGTTACCATGGCCACAGCATGAGTGACCCTGGAATAAGGTACTGTCAcgttctttcttttttcactgaaaagaagTAAGTATTGATGGTCAGATTCTAAGAGATTAAACTGTGAAATTCAGTGTTGAAATCAGTTGGCAGATGCATTTGAAGGTTTCAGTGAAATCGCTGTGAGCAGCCTGGTCACTCATCTCATCATCTGTGGCCATGTAACACACTTGGTTTTACTTGCAGAATTAAAAGATGTGGGTttagaaaaagcacaaaatcagTTAAACTTCTGTGCTCTCTATTAATgaattctgctttcagtgtgACCTTCTGGTGTGTCCTAATGAAGATTTGGCTGAAAAGCATCATGCttctctggggtttttaaaaGAGGATTAAAATCCTGTTAGGTAAAATTACAGGAACACCACTTCCTAAAAATACAAACATCCAGGTGCCAGAGAGACTCAGGCATTGCACCAAGTGACCAAGCTGAATTTGTCTGCAGGAAGTAAAGGTGTATCCGAGCTCTTCATTGGAAACTTGCAGTGAATTGGAAGCATGTGCAAGTCATGTAGCTCCCTCCctgggtgggatggggaaggaggaaataCGGCCCCTCAGAGTAACTGTCTCAGGCTGGGTTTGCTCCCCTTTCCCTTGAGTCTGGAGCTACTTCTGCTCACTTGGCAGATCTCGGACTCTGCTTGTTGCTGTGCTATCGTTTGGGTGATGAATGTTCTGTTTTCATTGTATCCCTGACAACTCTTTGGACACACCTTTTTCTAAAAGTGAGCTGTGTCCAGAACCTCACCTCTGCTCCAGGGTTCATGTCTTTGCCTATCTTGTCCCTAGCTATCGTACTAGAGAAGAAATTCAGGAAGTGAGAAGCAAAAGTGATCCCATTACTTTGCTGAAGGACAGAATGGTCAACAACAACCTTGCTAGTGTTGAAGAACTAAAGGTATGGTTTTAGTTGCTTAGGAAGCTCTTGAGCAGTCACACCCTGATGATCTCCAGAAAGCACATTGCAGGCAGTGCTCTTTCTTTACAGTTCTTAAAAGGATTGCTTTAACGTCACTTTTATAGGTGAAGTTTTGTTGCAGACCAACTACTGAAGTTGTGTTCTGCTGGAAAGGCCTTTTGCTGTTGGGTGCTGAGTAAGGCTGGGGATGGCATTTGCTAACAGGTAGAAATCAGAAATACCTGGGCTTTCTTGACTCCCTAGGAAGGGGGTGAGTCTTGGAAAGGGAAGTTACCAATAGTGAACAATCTTAGTGAAGGAGTCAGGAACCCTCTAAGCAAATGTTGTAATGAGTCAActgtgtaaaaaataaaaaaaatggcACTGACACAGTATTTCACATAACCAGAATAGAAAATACAAAGGCTCAGTGGGGTCCTGCTCATCTGTCAGTAAGGTACTGGTACTACCCAAAATACTGCGGTTTAGTAGGGAAGGAGTTTCataggtttttaattttatatttctagTCAGTATTAACTAATTCTGTCTGATACCTAATCATagcatttaaattcaaaattatgaTGGTTTTTCTGAGCTGTCTTCTAATAAGCATCCATTTCTGGCTTAGGAAATTGATGTGGCAGTAAGGAAGGAGATCGAGGAAGCTGCTCAGTTTGCTACCACTGACCCAGAGCCTCCACTGGAAGAACTGGGTCACCACATCTACTTCAATGAGCCACCCTTTGAAGTGCGTGGCCCAAACCAGTGGATAAAGTACAAGTCTGTCAGCTAAAGCCCTTTGTATTGGTGTAACTTATTCATAAGAATAAGTGAAGGCATTTACAGGAACTATAATAAAGAACTCAAGCTTATTTATTCCTCTTTCAAAAGAGGAAACTTGTAAGGAAATCCATCTGAGTATGGAATTTCTTAAACATGCTGaatgttttttcagaagaagCTAAGTCAAGAGAAAGTGGTTTATTTAAAGTGCTATATATTTGCTTTACTGACTTTCTTTGAATTGCTGTATGTGTTATGTacagtgtaaaaagaaaaaaaattaaactttacCAACCTTTCTCTAATGgtctgtttgctttgtttcGTTGTGAATGCTTTCCCagaaaacccaccaaaaaagcCATTTATATGCTCTGTTTTTGCTGCAAAGAAGTCACTAACTGAAAACATCACACCAGGCTTTTCTCAGTAGTTCAGTGAGAGTAGCTTTAATACAAAAAGCTGTATAAATCCATCTACAACAAGGTGACATGCTCTAGCATATCCCCTCCCTGGTCAAACCATCAGCCAGCAGAACTG
It includes:
- the PDHA1 gene encoding pyruvate dehydrogenase E1 component subunit alpha, somatic form, mitochondrial isoform X2, translating into MRKMLLAALSRLLQGPAAAGRTASRVMVASRNYGDFASEATFEVKKCDLHRLEEGPSTTAVLTREEGLHYYKTMQTIRRMELKSDQLYKQKIIRGFCHLYDGQEACCVGIEAAIKPTDHVITAYRAHGFTYTRGVPVREILAELTGRKGGCAKGKGGSMHMYTKNFYGGNGIVGAQVPLGAGIALACKYFEKNEVCLALYGDGAANQGQIFETYNMAALWKLPCIFICENNRYGMGTSVERAAASTDYYKRGYFIPGLRVDGMDILCVREAVKFAAEYCRAGKGPLVMELQTYRYHGHSMSDPGISYRTREEIQEVRSKSDPITLLKDRMVNNNLASVEELKEIDVAVRKEIEEAAQFATTDPEPPLEELGHHIYFNEPPFEVRGPNQWIKYKSVS
- the PDHA1 gene encoding pyruvate dehydrogenase E1 component subunit alpha, somatic form, mitochondrial isoform X1, whose translation is MRKMLLAALSRLLQGPAAAGRTGAISEASRVMVASRNYGDFASEATFEVKKCDLHRLEEGPSTTAVLTREEGLHYYKTMQTIRRMELKSDQLYKQKIIRGFCHLYDGQEACCVGIEAAIKPTDHVITAYRAHGFTYTRGVPVREILAELTGRKGGCAKGKGGSMHMYTKNFYGGNGIVGAQVPLGAGIALACKYFEKNEVCLALYGDGAANQGQIFETYNMAALWKLPCIFICENNRYGMGTSVERAAASTDYYKRGYFIPGLRVDGMDILCVREAVKFAAEYCRAGKGPLVMELQTYRYHGHSMSDPGISYRTREEIQEVRSKSDPITLLKDRMVNNNLASVEELKEIDVAVRKEIEEAAQFATTDPEPPLEELGHHIYFNEPPFEVRGPNQWIKYKSVS